The following coding sequences lie in one Erwinia amylovora genomic window:
- the tpiA gene encoding triose-phosphate isomerase, which translates to MRYPLVMGNWKLNGNKHMVNELIAGLRTELNGVDGCGVAIAPPVMYLDQAKQAISGSPVALGAQNVDVNLSGAFTGEVSAEMLKDIGARYIIIGHSERRTWHAESDEAIARKFAVLKAAGLIPVLCIGETEAENEAGKTEEVCARQIDAVLNSQGADAFNNVVIAYEPVWAIGTGKSATPAQAQAVHKFIRDHIAKKDATVAARVIIQYGGSVNDKNAAELFAQPDIDGALVGGASLKADAFAAIVKAAAAAKKA; encoded by the coding sequence ATGCGATATCCATTAGTTATGGGTAACTGGAAACTGAACGGCAACAAGCACATGGTCAACGAACTGATCGCCGGTCTGCGTACCGAGCTGAACGGCGTTGATGGTTGTGGCGTGGCGATTGCTCCACCTGTCATGTACCTGGATCAGGCGAAGCAGGCCATTTCCGGCAGCCCTGTCGCCTTGGGTGCGCAGAACGTGGACGTCAATCTGTCTGGCGCTTTCACCGGCGAAGTTTCTGCCGAGATGCTGAAAGACATCGGCGCACGGTACATCATTATTGGCCACTCCGAGCGCCGTACCTGGCACGCAGAAAGCGATGAAGCGATCGCCAGGAAATTTGCCGTGCTGAAAGCGGCGGGCCTGATCCCGGTGCTGTGCATTGGTGAAACCGAAGCGGAAAACGAAGCGGGTAAAACCGAAGAAGTATGCGCACGTCAGATCGATGCGGTCCTGAATTCACAGGGCGCTGATGCCTTTAACAACGTGGTTATTGCTTACGAACCCGTATGGGCAATCGGTACCGGCAAATCAGCTACCCCGGCTCAGGCTCAGGCGGTACACAAATTTATCCGCGACCATATTGCAAAGAAAGATGCGACAGTGGCCGCCCGGGTCATCATTCAGTACGGGGGTTCGGTGAACGATAAAAATGCGGCAGAGCTGTTCGCTCAGCCGGATATCGACGGTGCCCTGGTCGGCGGCGCATCCCTGAAGGCCGATGCTTTCGCAGCGATCGTCAAAGCCGCAGCGGCAGCGAAAAAAGCCTGA
- the mqo gene encoding malate dehydrogenase (quinone), giving the protein MRKMAVDKHVDVLLIGGGVMSATLGTYLQELEPEWRISMVERLDGVAEESSNGWNNAGTGHSALMELNYTPENADGSVNIKKAIEINEAFQISRRFWAHQVQRNVMSNPQSFITSVSHMSFVWGDANVKFLKKRFTTLQQSTLFRGMEFSEDPQQIREWVPLVMEGRDHTQKVAATRIPTGTDVNFGEITRQLVASLQKSEKFERQTNREVRAIKRHSDGSWCVTVSDLKNNDEKTVIRAKYVFIGAGGAALTLLQESGIPEAKNYAGFPVGGEFLVTDNPELVRRHQAKVYGKASVGAPPMSVPHLDSRVLDGKQVLLFGPFATFSTKFLKQGSLWDMFSSITPSNLAPMLRVGLDNFNLVKYLVGQVMLGEDDRINALREYFPQAQKHDWRRVKAGQRVQIIQKDANRGGVLKLGTEVVTSQDGTISALLGASPGASTAAPIMLELMSKVFKQQMATPQWQSKLKAIIPFYGQKLNGNVAATEKELAETSRILQLDYTPMDPAANDEPTIASRSVIGK; this is encoded by the coding sequence ATGCGCAAAATGGCAGTAGACAAGCACGTCGATGTATTACTGATCGGGGGTGGCGTAATGAGCGCCACACTCGGTACTTACCTGCAAGAGCTGGAGCCGGAATGGCGCATCAGCATGGTAGAACGTCTGGACGGCGTGGCAGAAGAGAGCTCGAACGGCTGGAATAATGCCGGAACTGGCCATTCAGCCCTGATGGAGCTGAACTATACCCCGGAGAATGCCGACGGCTCTGTCAATATCAAAAAAGCGATAGAGATTAACGAAGCATTCCAGATTTCCCGTCGTTTCTGGGCGCACCAGGTGCAACGTAACGTGATGAGCAATCCACAAAGCTTTATCACCAGCGTGTCGCATATGAGCTTTGTCTGGGGTGACGCCAACGTCAAGTTCCTCAAGAAACGCTTCACCACCCTTCAGCAAAGCACGCTGTTCCGTGGTATGGAGTTCTCAGAAGATCCGCAGCAGATCAGAGAGTGGGTACCACTGGTGATGGAAGGCCGCGATCATACGCAGAAAGTGGCAGCAACCCGAATTCCGACCGGAACTGACGTTAACTTCGGTGAAATCACGCGTCAGCTGGTGGCTTCGCTACAGAAGAGCGAAAAGTTTGAGCGTCAAACCAACCGTGAAGTACGTGCCATAAAACGTCATTCCGATGGCAGCTGGTGCGTTACCGTATCCGACCTGAAAAACAACGATGAAAAAACAGTCATCAGGGCGAAATACGTCTTTATCGGGGCCGGTGGGGCCGCCCTGACGCTGCTGCAAGAATCCGGTATTCCGGAAGCCAAAAACTACGCCGGATTCCCGGTCGGCGGCGAGTTCCTCGTCACCGACAACCCGGAGCTGGTCAGGCGCCATCAAGCCAAGGTGTATGGTAAAGCCTCCGTTGGCGCGCCGCCCATGTCGGTCCCTCATCTGGATTCCAGAGTGCTGGACGGCAAGCAGGTGCTGCTGTTTGGGCCCTTTGCTACCTTCTCCACCAAGTTCCTGAAACAGGGTTCCCTGTGGGATATGTTCAGCTCCATCACCCCATCAAACCTGGCACCAATGCTGCGTGTCGGCCTTGATAATTTTAATCTGGTGAAGTATCTGGTCGGCCAGGTGATGCTGGGTGAAGATGACCGCATTAATGCATTACGCGAGTATTTCCCGCAGGCGCAGAAGCACGACTGGCGCAGGGTGAAGGCCGGTCAACGCGTGCAGATCATCCAGAAGGATGCTAACAGGGGCGGCGTGCTGAAGCTGGGTACCGAAGTGGTCACTTCACAGGACGGCACGATATCGGCGCTGCTCGGCGCATCTCCCGGCGCTTCTACCGCAGCACCCATCATGCTGGAACTGATGAGCAAAGTGTTCAAACAGCAGATGGCCACGCCGCAATGGCAGAGCAAGCTGAAGGCGATTATTCCGTTCTATGGACAGAAGCTGAACGGTAACGTTGCAGCTACCGAGAAAGAACTGGCTGAAACCAGTCGCATTCTGCAGCTGGATTATACGCCGATGGATCCGGCAGCCAACGATGAGCCGACCATCGCGAGCCGTTCTGTCATCGGAAAATAG
- a CDS encoding PhzF family phenazine biosynthesis protein: protein MTPLRPFKQVDVFTSTPCSGNPLAVIMDASNLSDAQMQSIARWTNLSETTFVLPPTDEAADYRVRIFTKDMELPFAGHPTLGTAHALLEAGHPLKQPGQMVQECPLGLVKVKISAGGALAFAAPEAILTPFSDAPITSALNSELLEEQLPVMIADMGIRWLLVPMTSAAAVLATKPDAVEFSRLVQKARVNGVMIFAPLQGENEQYEVRALMAEQGALAEDPVTGSANACLARYFQARGVELDYHVRQGTAIQRAGRLSVNYACDGIWIGGQTVTVIDGSVQV, encoded by the coding sequence ATGACGCCACTACGCCCTTTTAAGCAGGTCGATGTTTTTACCTCCACCCCCTGCAGCGGTAACCCGCTGGCGGTTATTATGGATGCCAGCAATCTGAGCGATGCGCAGATGCAATCGATCGCCCGCTGGACCAATCTTTCGGAAACCACTTTCGTGCTGCCGCCAACCGATGAAGCTGCTGACTACCGGGTGCGTATTTTCACTAAGGATATGGAGCTGCCCTTCGCCGGTCATCCGACGCTCGGCACGGCCCACGCGCTGCTGGAAGCCGGTCATCCGCTCAAACAGCCCGGTCAGATGGTGCAGGAATGTCCGCTGGGCCTGGTAAAAGTCAAAATCAGCGCGGGCGGTGCGTTGGCTTTTGCCGCACCTGAAGCCATTCTCACCCCGTTCAGCGATGCGCCCATCACCAGCGCGCTGAACAGCGAACTGCTGGAGGAACAGCTACCGGTGATGATTGCGGATATGGGTATTCGCTGGCTGCTGGTGCCGATGACCTCTGCTGCGGCCGTTTTAGCGACGAAGCCAGATGCGGTGGAGTTTTCCCGCCTGGTGCAAAAAGCACGGGTGAATGGGGTAATGATATTTGCTCCGCTGCAAGGGGAAAATGAGCAGTACGAAGTGCGGGCGCTGATGGCTGAACAGGGCGCGCTGGCCGAAGACCCGGTGACCGGCAGCGCCAACGCCTGCCTGGCGCGTTATTTCCAGGCGCGCGGGGTGGAACTGGATTATCACGTCCGCCAGGGAACGGCGATACAGCGCGCGGGTCGGCTTAGCGTTAATTATGCCTGTGACGGTATCTGGATAGGCGGGCAAACCGTCACGGTGATTGACGGTAGCGTTCAGGTATAG
- the yhjD gene encoding inner membrane protein YhjD, with product MTDNQQCDIENSPQSADHPLIAIKTGNHTIDKSITRVSRLVSWFQAIPAVAHFLRAGERFNDRLGSQFGAAITYFSFLSLIPILMVSFAAVGFVLASNQDLLTELIGKIVSNISDPSLASTLKNTVNTAIQQRTTVGLTGLLVALYSGISWMGNLREAIRAQSRDVWERAPQDQEKIWFKYSRDFISLIGLVLALIITLSLTSIAGAAQASIVRALGLENIEWLRPVMTLIALSISIFANYLLFLWIFWILPRHKPRKRALFRGTLLAAIGFEAIKFIMTLTLPELASSPSGAAFGSVLGLMAFFYFFARLILFCAAWIATAQYPNDPEDAEDAENAEKG from the coding sequence ATGACGGATAATCAACAATGCGACATCGAAAACTCACCGCAGTCTGCGGATCACCCGCTGATTGCGATAAAAACCGGTAATCATACTATCGACAAATCCATCACCCGCGTCTCACGGCTGGTTAGCTGGTTCCAGGCTATTCCGGCGGTGGCGCACTTTTTGCGGGCAGGAGAGCGATTTAACGACCGCCTCGGCAGCCAGTTTGGCGCTGCCATCACCTATTTTTCATTTTTGTCACTCATCCCCATCCTGATGGTTTCGTTTGCCGCCGTCGGTTTCGTACTCGCATCGAATCAGGATCTGCTGACCGAGCTGATCGGCAAGATCGTCAGTAACATTAGCGATCCGTCGCTGGCCTCTACGCTGAAAAATACGGTAAATACCGCCATTCAGCAACGCACCACCGTCGGCCTGACGGGACTGCTGGTCGCTCTTTATTCCGGAATTAGCTGGATGGGGAACCTGCGCGAGGCCATCCGCGCCCAGTCACGTGATGTCTGGGAGCGGGCGCCGCAGGACCAGGAAAAAATCTGGTTTAAATATTCGCGCGACTTTATTTCGCTAATCGGTTTGGTACTGGCATTAATTATCACCCTGTCACTTACCTCAATCGCCGGGGCGGCACAGGCAAGTATCGTGCGGGCACTGGGGCTTGAAAATATTGAATGGTTACGCCCGGTGATGACGCTGATCGCTTTATCGATCTCGATTTTTGCTAACTATTTACTGTTTTTGTGGATTTTCTGGATACTACCGCGCCATAAACCGCGCAAACGGGCGCTGTTTCGCGGTACCCTGCTGGCAGCAATAGGTTTTGAAGCGATCAAATTCATCATGACCCTGACACTGCCTGAACTGGCTTCGTCGCCTTCCGGGGCCGCTTTCGGTTCAGTGCTGGGACTGATGGCATTTTTCTACTTCTTTGCACGGCTGATCCTTTTCTGTGCCGCCTGGATCGCCACGGCGCAATACCCAAACGACCCGGAAGACGCTGAAGACGCTGAAAACGCTGAGAAAGGCTGA
- a CDS encoding CDP-diacylglycerol diphosphatase, with protein sequence MQERKRVITVLIVFLGLMTVFCVYIALNLSNKSNHLWQVISQQCIPGQLLKSNPAPCRQVNIADGYVVMKDRNGQLQFLLIPVAKITGIESQKLLNPATPNFLSEAWRTRHFMEERRGERIDDRIYALAVNSRWGRTQNQLHVHISCLRPDIRQRLDELGPQLDATWQTYQLGEREYLLRVVTHDEFKRTSPFIRLANELPGARDDMGSYSIAVAALGDDKRVLMVVKRHLLLLNRASAEELQDHSCALLQ encoded by the coding sequence ATGCAGGAGCGAAAACGGGTCATTACCGTTCTGATAGTTTTCTTGGGACTGATGACAGTATTTTGTGTCTATATCGCACTGAATCTTAGCAATAAATCAAATCATCTTTGGCAGGTAATCAGTCAGCAATGCATTCCAGGCCAGCTGCTGAAAAGCAACCCGGCCCCATGCCGTCAGGTCAATATTGCTGATGGATACGTGGTGATGAAAGATCGAAATGGCCAGCTACAATTTTTGCTGATCCCGGTTGCCAAAATTACCGGAATTGAGAGTCAAAAACTACTGAATCCTGCAACGCCTAATTTCCTCTCTGAAGCATGGCGGACACGCCACTTTATGGAGGAACGGCGCGGAGAGCGTATCGACGATCGCATCTATGCACTGGCCGTCAATTCACGCTGGGGGCGCACACAAAATCAGCTTCATGTCCATATCTCCTGTTTACGCCCGGATATTCGTCAGCGGCTGGATGAGCTGGGCCCGCAGCTGGATGCCACATGGCAAACCTATCAGCTCGGAGAACGTGAATATCTGCTGCGGGTAGTGACGCACGACGAATTTAAACGCACCAGCCCGTTTATCCGTCTGGCGAATGAACTGCCCGGCGCACGCGACGACATGGGCAGTTACAGCATCGCTGTCGCGGCATTAGGGGATGATAAACGGGTATTGATGGTCGTGAAACGTCATCTGCTGCTGTTAAACCGGGCTTCTGCCGAGGAGCTGCAGGATCACAGCTGTGCATTGTTGCAATAA
- a CDS encoding sulfate ABC transporter substrate-binding protein, with protein MNKWSVGVTLVLASTSVLAKDIQLLNVSYDPTRELYEQYNRAFSTHYKQTTGDNVIIRQSHGGSGKQATSVINGIKADVVTLALASDVDAIAERGRIDKNWIKRLPDNSAPYTSTIVFLVRKGNPKQIRDWQDLIKPGVSVITPNPKTSGGARWNYLAAWGWALDQNHGNQAKAQEYVKALFKNVEVQDSGARGATNTFVERGIGDVLIAWENEACLAVNKLGKDQFDIVTPSESILAEPTVSVVDKVVDDRGTRKVADDYLKYLYSTEGQDIAAQNFYRPRDAAVAKKYAGIFQPVKLFTIDGKFGGWTQAQKIHFAEGGTYDQVMKR; from the coding sequence ATGAATAAGTGGAGCGTGGGAGTTACCCTGGTACTGGCCTCAACCAGCGTACTGGCGAAGGACATCCAGTTATTAAACGTGTCATATGATCCGACCCGTGAGCTGTATGAACAGTACAACAGAGCCTTCAGCACGCACTATAAGCAGACTACCGGCGATAACGTCATCATTCGTCAGTCGCACGGAGGATCCGGCAAGCAGGCAACCTCGGTAATTAATGGTATCAAGGCCGATGTGGTAACGCTGGCGCTGGCGTCTGACGTGGACGCGATTGCCGAACGTGGCCGTATTGATAAAAACTGGATCAAACGCCTGCCGGATAACTCCGCACCTTACACTTCCACGATTGTGTTCCTGGTACGCAAAGGCAATCCGAAACAGATTCGAGACTGGCAGGATTTGATTAAGCCAGGCGTTTCGGTGATTACCCCAAATCCCAAAACGTCCGGCGGAGCGCGCTGGAACTATCTGGCTGCCTGGGGATGGGCGCTGGATCAGAATCACGGCAATCAGGCAAAAGCGCAGGAGTACGTTAAGGCGCTGTTTAAAAATGTTGAAGTACAGGACTCCGGCGCGCGCGGTGCAACCAACACCTTTGTTGAACGCGGCATTGGTGATGTGCTGATCGCATGGGAAAATGAGGCTTGTCTGGCGGTCAATAAGCTGGGTAAAGACCAGTTCGATATCGTTACCCCAAGCGAGTCGATCCTCGCTGAGCCGACCGTTTCCGTGGTCGATAAAGTGGTCGACGATCGCGGCACGCGTAAAGTGGCCGATGATTATCTGAAGTACCTCTATTCGACCGAAGGGCAGGACATTGCCGCACAAAATTTCTATCGCCCGCGTGATGCCGCCGTGGCTAAAAAGTATGCCGGCATCTTCCAGCCGGTAAAGCTGTTTACCATTGATGGCAAGTTCGGTGGCTGGACCCAGGCACAGAAAATTCACTTTGCAGAAGGCGGCACGTACGACCAGGTGATGAAGCGCTAA
- the pfkA gene encoding 6-phosphofructokinase — MIKKIGVLTSGGDAPGMNAAIRGVVRAALSEGLEVCGIYDGYLGLYEDRMINLDRYSVSDMINRGGTFLGSARFPEFRHEDVRSVAIENMKKRGIDALVVIGGDGSYMGAKRLTEMGFPCIGLPGTIDNDVAGTDYTIGYFTALETVVEAIDRLRDTSSSHQRISIVEVMGRYCGDLTLAAAIAGGCEFIVLPEIPYTREELVGEIKAGIAKGKKHAIVAITEHICDIDDLAKYIEQETKRETRATVLGHIQRGGAPVAYDRILASRMGAYSIELLLQGYGGRCVGIQNEKMVHHDIIDAIENMKRPFKGDWLDTAKKLY; from the coding sequence ATGATCAAAAAAATCGGTGTACTGACCAGTGGTGGCGATGCCCCAGGCATGAATGCTGCGATCCGCGGTGTTGTGCGCGCCGCCCTTAGCGAAGGTCTTGAAGTTTGCGGCATTTATGACGGCTATCTGGGTTTGTATGAAGACCGCATGATCAATCTCGACCGCTACAGCGTGTCGGATATGATCAACCGCGGCGGTACTTTCCTGGGCTCCGCGCGCTTCCCGGAGTTTCGCCATGAGGACGTGCGCAGCGTCGCCATCGAAAACATGAAGAAACGTGGTATAGACGCACTGGTAGTGATCGGCGGTGACGGGTCTTATATGGGGGCCAAGCGCCTGACCGAAATGGGCTTCCCATGTATTGGACTGCCGGGCACTATTGATAACGACGTGGCCGGCACCGATTACACCATTGGCTATTTTACCGCGCTGGAAACCGTGGTGGAGGCTATCGACCGTCTGCGTGATACTTCGTCCTCGCACCAGCGTATTTCTATCGTCGAGGTTATGGGGCGTTACTGTGGCGATCTGACGCTGGCAGCGGCGATTGCCGGTGGCTGTGAGTTTATCGTGCTGCCGGAAATTCCTTATACCCGTGAAGAGCTGGTGGGTGAGATCAAAGCCGGGATTGCCAAAGGTAAAAAACATGCGATCGTGGCGATTACGGAACATATCTGCGATATCGACGATTTGGCGAAATATATCGAACAGGAAACCAAACGTGAAACGCGCGCGACGGTGCTGGGTCATATTCAGCGCGGCGGCGCTCCGGTTGCTTATGACCGTATTCTCGCGTCACGCATGGGTGCCTACTCGATAGAACTGCTGTTACAGGGCTACGGTGGCCGCTGTGTCGGCATTCAGAACGAGAAGATGGTGCATCACGATATTATCGACGCGATCGAAAACATGAAACGTCCGTTTAAAGGTGACTGGCTGGATACTGCCAAGAAACTATACTGA
- the fieF gene encoding CDF family cation-efflux transporter FieF (FieF, a metal efflux transporter, is a member of the CDF (cation diffusion facilitator) family of transporters.) — translation MMANYARRVFAAAIAATVLASLLLIIKIFACWYTGSVSVLAALVDSLVDIAASLTNLLVVRYSLQPADAEHTFGHGKAESLAALAQSMFICGSALFLFLTGLQHLASPEQMKAPLVGIVVTLTALVSTLILVTFQRWVVRHTRSQAIRADMLHYQSDVVMNGAILLALALSWYGFHRADALFALGIGCWILYSALRMGYDAVQALLDRALPVAEHQAIVDIVAAWPGVCGAHDIRTRQSGPTRFIQLHLEMDDHLPLCEAHQLADQVEQALLHKFPGSDVIIHQDPRSVVAKERRGKFGQ, via the coding sequence ATGATGGCAAACTATGCGCGGCGGGTCTTTGCAGCGGCAATTGCCGCCACGGTACTGGCTTCGCTGCTGTTGATTATTAAAATCTTCGCCTGTTGGTATACCGGGTCGGTCAGCGTGCTGGCGGCGCTGGTGGATTCGCTGGTTGATATTGCCGCTTCATTAACTAACCTGCTGGTTGTGCGTTATTCGTTGCAGCCCGCCGATGCCGAACACACTTTTGGTCACGGTAAGGCCGAGTCTCTCGCCGCGCTGGCACAAAGTATGTTTATCTGCGGTTCCGCGCTTTTCCTGTTCCTTACCGGCTTACAACATCTTGCCTCCCCTGAACAGATGAAAGCCCCGTTGGTGGGGATTGTTGTTACGCTGACCGCACTGGTTTCTACATTGATTCTGGTCACTTTCCAGCGCTGGGTGGTTCGCCATACTCGCAGCCAGGCAATCCGCGCCGACATGCTGCACTATCAGTCTGACGTGGTGATGAATGGCGCTATTTTGCTGGCTTTGGCGCTGAGCTGGTATGGCTTTCACCGCGCCGATGCGTTGTTTGCTCTAGGCATTGGCTGCTGGATTTTATATAGCGCTTTACGTATGGGATATGATGCGGTGCAAGCACTGCTCGACCGTGCCCTGCCCGTTGCAGAACATCAGGCGATTGTTGATATTGTCGCAGCCTGGCCTGGCGTATGTGGCGCTCATGATATTCGTACCCGGCAGTCCGGCCCCACGCGTTTTATCCAGCTGCATCTGGAAATGGACGATCATCTGCCGCTATGTGAGGCGCATCAGCTGGCGGACCAGGTTGAACAGGCGCTGCTGCATAAGTTTCCTGGTTCTGATGTGATCATTCATCAGGATCCTCGCTCTGTGGTAGCGAAAGAACGCCGTGGCAAATTTGGCCAGTAA
- the cpxP gene encoding cell-envelope stress modulator CpxP has translation MRKVTAVVVVPALIMTLFAAWAAIAATTGEMHQDDATNRILRQVPQSNMFDGISLTEQQRQQMRDLMQQARYDRSPISISDLDRLHELIIADKFDEAAYEAQAKKIAHAEAIRQVEMGRVRNQMFHLLTPQQQSILQQKHQQRLDELRRLTNMQLSSPLQAASSTDSTP, from the coding sequence ATGCGCAAAGTAACTGCCGTCGTTGTGGTTCCGGCGCTGATAATGACTCTCTTCGCCGCCTGGGCTGCAATTGCCGCGACGACTGGAGAGATGCATCAGGATGACGCAACGAACCGTATACTGAGGCAAGTTCCACAAAGCAACATGTTTGATGGCATCAGCCTGACAGAGCAGCAACGTCAGCAGATGCGTGACCTGATGCAGCAGGCCAGGTACGATCGATCTCCTATAAGTATTAGCGATTTAGACCGTCTGCACGAGCTGATTATTGCAGATAAATTTGATGAAGCGGCCTACGAGGCTCAGGCGAAGAAAATTGCCCATGCTGAAGCTATCCGTCAGGTCGAAATGGGCAGGGTTCGCAACCAGATGTTCCATTTGTTAACGCCCCAGCAACAAAGTATTTTGCAACAGAAACACCAGCAGCGCCTTGATGAACTGCGCAGGCTGACGAATATGCAGCTATCTTCACCGCTGCAGGCAGCAAGCAGCACCGATAGCACCCCTTAG
- the cpxR gene encoding envelope stress response regulator transcription factor CpxR, whose amino-acid sequence MNKILLVDDDRELTSLLKELLEMEGFNVLVAGDGEQALTLLDSTVDLLLLDVMMPKKNGLDTLKELRQQHQTPVIMLTARGSELDRVLGLELGADDYLPKPFNDRELVARIRAILRRSNWSEQQHLQHDNSSPTLDIDLLRLNPGRQEASFDGQTLDLTGTEFTLLYLLAQHLGQVVSREHLSQEVLGKRLTPFDRAIDMHISNLRRKLPERQDGHPWFKTLRGRGYLMVSAT is encoded by the coding sequence ATGAATAAGATCTTATTGGTTGACGACGACCGCGAATTGACTTCGCTACTGAAAGAATTGCTTGAAATGGAAGGGTTTAACGTTCTGGTTGCTGGTGATGGCGAGCAAGCTCTGACGCTACTGGATAGCACCGTCGACCTGTTATTACTTGATGTGATGATGCCCAAGAAAAACGGTCTCGATACTCTTAAGGAACTGCGTCAACAACATCAGACGCCGGTAATTATGTTAACAGCGCGCGGAAGCGAACTGGACCGCGTACTTGGGCTTGAACTGGGGGCCGATGACTACCTGCCAAAACCCTTTAACGATCGTGAGCTGGTTGCGCGTATTCGCGCTATTTTGCGCCGTTCAAACTGGAGCGAACAGCAGCATCTGCAGCACGATAACAGCTCACCGACGTTGGACATTGATCTGTTACGCCTGAATCCGGGCCGTCAGGAAGCCAGCTTTGATGGGCAAACCCTGGATTTAACCGGCACTGAATTTACGCTGCTGTACCTGCTGGCACAGCATCTGGGCCAGGTGGTGTCGCGTGAACATCTCAGTCAGGAAGTGTTGGGCAAGCGTCTGACGCCATTTGACCGGGCAATTGACATGCATATCTCCAATCTGCGGCGCAAATTACCGGAACGCCAGGATGGCCATCCGTGGTTTAAAACCTTGCGAGGCCGGGGATACCTGATGGTATCGGCAACATGA
- the cpxA gene encoding envelope stress sensor histidine kinase CpxA: MISSLTTRIFAIFWLTLALVLMLVLMLPKLDSRQMTPLLDNEQRQGTMIEQHVEAELRQDPPNDLMWWRRLFRAIDKWAPPGQRLLLVTSEGRVIGAQHSEMQVIRNFIGQSDNADRPQKKKYGRLEMVGPFSIRDAEDNYQLYLIRPAGSSQLDFINLLFDRPLLLLIVTMLISSPLLLWLAWSLAKPARKLKHAADDVAAGNLRQRPELESGPQEFLAAGASFNQMVSALERMMNAQQRLLSDISHELRTPLTRLQLATALMRRRHGEGKELERIETEAQRLDGMINDLLVLSRTQHKNALISEAIKANHLWSNVLEDARFEAEQMGKLLEILYPPGPWPLYGNPSSLESALENIVRNALRYSHSKISVSFAVDKKGITVHVDDDGPGVSEEDREQIFRPFYRTDEARDRESGGTGLGLAIVDNAIQQHRGWVRADDSPLGGLRLTIWLPLYTTHSE, from the coding sequence ATGATATCCAGCCTGACCACCCGTATCTTTGCCATCTTCTGGCTTACTTTGGCGCTGGTACTGATGCTGGTGTTAATGCTGCCCAAACTTGATTCGCGCCAGATGACGCCGCTGCTGGACAACGAGCAGCGGCAGGGCACGATGATTGAACAGCACGTTGAAGCGGAACTCAGGCAGGATCCGCCCAATGATTTAATGTGGTGGCGCAGGCTGTTTCGCGCCATAGACAAATGGGCCCCCCCCGGACAACGCCTGCTGCTGGTCACCAGTGAAGGACGAGTGATTGGCGCGCAGCATAGTGAAATGCAGGTGATCCGTAATTTTATCGGGCAATCTGATAATGCCGATCGTCCGCAGAAGAAAAAGTATGGCCGGCTGGAGATGGTCGGTCCGTTCTCCATCCGTGATGCCGAGGATAATTATCAGCTGTATCTGATCCGCCCGGCAGGCAGCTCACAGCTGGACTTCATCAATCTGCTGTTTGACCGACCGCTATTGCTGCTGATTGTCACCATGCTGATTAGCTCCCCGCTGTTACTGTGGCTGGCCTGGAGCCTGGCAAAACCCGCGCGAAAGCTAAAACATGCCGCCGATGATGTCGCAGCAGGAAACTTGCGACAGCGGCCCGAACTGGAGTCAGGCCCCCAGGAATTCCTCGCGGCCGGGGCCAGTTTTAATCAGATGGTCAGCGCGCTGGAACGCATGATGAACGCACAGCAGCGTTTATTATCCGACATTTCCCATGAGCTACGTACCCCGCTAACGCGCCTGCAGCTGGCGACCGCGCTGATGCGCCGTCGTCATGGTGAAGGAAAAGAACTGGAGCGTATTGAAACAGAGGCGCAGCGACTTGACGGGATGATCAACGACCTGCTGGTGCTGTCGCGTACCCAGCACAAAAATGCGCTGATTAGCGAAGCAATCAAGGCTAACCATCTGTGGTCGAACGTTCTGGAAGATGCGCGCTTTGAAGCAGAGCAGATGGGGAAATTGCTCGAAATCCTTTATCCTCCCGGCCCGTGGCCGCTGTACGGTAACCCCAGCTCGCTGGAAAGCGCGCTTGAGAACATCGTGCGCAACGCCTTACGTTATTCGCACAGCAAAATCTCAGTTAGCTTCGCAGTAGACAAAAAGGGCATTACCGTGCATGTCGATGACGATGGCCCGGGAGTCAGCGAGGAAGACCGCGAACAGATTTTCCGACCATTCTACCGCACCGATGAGGCGCGCGACCGTGAATCTGGCGGCACCGGGTTGGGGCTGGCAATTGTTGACAACGCCATTCAACAGCATCGCGGCTGGGTCAGAGCCGATGACAGCCCGCTGGGTGGTTTGCGCCTGACAATATGGCTGCCGCTGTATACCACTCACAGCGAATAA